From Candidatus Flexicrinis proximus:
GAACGCCTCTATACAGAATCGTTACAAAACGACCGCAGGCGCTGGTCGTCAGTTGCTGATCTGTGCCAGTTGGGCCAGCGTCTGCTGCAGCACCTGTACTTCTTCGTTGATCCGGCGCAAATGCTCGGCGCGCTTCTCCGCGCTCATGCGGGCCTCGTAGCGTTCGACCATCTCGGCTGACGACAGCAGCCCCGCCAGCGGATTGCGGATTTCATGCAGCACCTGCTCGATGATCGCCGCGCGGGCACGGCTGGTCGCCACCTCGCGTTCGAGGACGGCGCGCAGGCGCTCTTCCTGCAGCTTGTCTTCCTGCAGATGTACGAGGTCCGTCACATCCTGCCCGACCACGATCGCGCCGAACAGGCCGCCGGCGGCGTCGTAGATCGGCGTGCAGATCACCAGCGTCGACATCGTCCCGTCGATTTCGAGACTCCGCACATTTTCACCCATCAGCGTGCGCCGGAGCGTCTGTTCAAGGGTGGTGGCCCCCAGGCCGGGTTTGTATTCCGAGGGCGTCTTGCCCAGCATCGCCTCGCTGGTGAATCCGAGCCGCGCGACCGTCTCACCGCCGACCAGCAGGTGCCGCATCTGCGGGTCGAAGACGCTGACGATACCGCCCGGAAAGTTG
This genomic window contains:
- a CDS encoding PAS domain-containing protein; the protein is MPTVEPGTTLSSGIRSALEAACGDEAVLARVLAVIEPVLENANQRNFDLHRSQATLQSLVDNFPGGIVSVFDPQMRHLLVGGETVARLGFTSEAMLGKTPSEYKPGLGATTLEQTLRRTLMGENVRSLEIDGTMSTLVICTPIYDAAGGLFGAIVVGQDVTDLVHLQEDKLQEERLRAVLEREVATSRARAAIIEQVLHEIRNPLAGLLSSAEMVERYEARMSAEKRAEHLRRINEEVQVLQQTLAQLAQISN